Within Bacillota bacterium, the genomic segment GTTGACCAGCAAGAACATGATCATCGCCACCGGTTCCCATCCGGTATCCCTCTTCGGCTTGGAGTTTGGCCAAGAGATCATCTCCAGCACTGAGGCTCTGGAATTGCCCCAGGTCCCGAAGAGCTTGCTGGTGGTCGGGGGCGGAGTCATCGGCTGTGAAATGGGGTATATCTTTAGCACCCTTGGGGCAGCGGTGACTATTGTGGAGGCCGCAAACCAACTGTTGCCCGGGGAGGATCCGGAAGTCAGTGCGTTGTTGCAAAGGAGTCTTCGGAAACAAGGGATTTCCATACATACCCAGACCCTGTTGGACAATCTAGAACTGGGACCCGAGGGAGTTCATGCACACCTGCCGAAAGGGGATCAGACCTTTGAAAAGGTACTCATTGCCGTGGGCCGCAAACCCGATTACGCCCAGTTGGGATTGGAAAAGGTAGGGGTGGAGCTAGCTCCTAAGGGTGGGATCCCTGTGGACGAAAACATGCAGACAAATATCGAAGGGATTTACGCCATCGGTGATGTCACCGGGAAGTGGCAGTTAGCCCATGTAGGCTCCGCCGAGGGGATTGCCGCGGTGAACGCGATATTAGGCCGACCTACTCCGGTGGATTATCGGGTAATTCCCCGGTCCATTTTCACCAGTCCCGAGATCGGTGCCGTGGGCCTGACGTTGAAACAGGCTGAGGATT encodes:
- the lpdA gene encoding dihydrolipoyl dehydrogenase, encoding MDYDVLVIGAGAAGYVAALHAAGQGLRTALVEKGQVGGTCLNAGCIPTKALVSTCQLLQNIRRSERFGIKVGDVTVDYPQVQKRKEQAVLRLRKGIEFLFKKHKLEVYSGYATFVDRYTVEVVGDDETQRLTSKNMIIATGSHPVSLFGLEFGQEIISSTEALELPQVPKSLLVVGGGVIGCEMGYIFSTLGAAVTIVEAANQLLPGEDPEVSALLQRSLRKQGISIHTQTLLDNLELGPEGVHAHLPKGDQTFEKVLIAVGRKPDYAQLGLEKVGVELAPKGGIPVDENMQTNIEGIYAIGDVTGKWQLAHVGSAEGIAAVNAILGRPTPVDYRVIPRSIFTSPEIGAVGLTLKQAEDLGFQCAEASVPFVANGRAVAGDETEGFAKIVYEKDTGKILGLHLIGAGATELVAEGAVAMQLGATVADLAGTIHAHPTFAESIQEAARQGAGIGF